One window from the genome of Paraclostridium sordellii encodes:
- a CDS encoding pyruvate, water dikinase regulatory protein: MENLVIYVISDSVGETAQQVTKAALSQFQLKDDYEIRRFPYVVEVNFLEEILDSAKEENAIVIYTLVEQELLEFTEKYCERESLSCVDLMTPILRQITNKIGVKPKREPGIIRKLDETYFKRVEAIEFAVKYDDGKDQRGILQADVILLGISRTSKTPLSMYLANKNIKVANVPLVPEIPIPKEVFEINQKKIIGLTNTPEKLNQIRQERLKSLGLSSNANYAKFDRILQELDYSDKIMKKVGCPVIDVSNKAIEETAGIIMDIMKENGLKVFGDSDK; this comes from the coding sequence ATGGAGAATTTAGTCATATATGTAATATCAGACTCAGTAGGGGAGACAGCTCAACAGGTAACTAAAGCTGCATTATCACAATTTCAATTAAAAGATGATTATGAAATAAGAAGATTCCCTTATGTTGTTGAAGTTAATTTTTTAGAAGAAATTTTAGATAGTGCAAAAGAAGAAAATGCAATAGTTATATATACATTAGTAGAACAAGAACTTTTAGAGTTTACTGAGAAATACTGTGAAAGAGAAAGCTTAAGTTGTGTTGACTTAATGACTCCAATATTAAGACAAATAACTAATAAGATAGGTGTTAAACCAAAGAGAGAGCCAGGAATTATAAGAAAATTAGATGAAACTTATTTTAAGAGAGTAGAAGCTATAGAGTTTGCTGTTAAGTATGATGACGGTAAAGATCAAAGAGGTATTTTACAAGCTGATGTAATTTTATTAGGAATATCAAGAACTTCTAAAACACCACTTAGTATGTACCTTGCAAATAAGAATATAAAGGTTGCAAATGTACCTTTAGTTCCAGAAATACCAATACCTAAAGAGGTATTTGAAATAAATCAAAAGAAGATAATAGGGCTTACTAATACACCAGAGAAATTAAATCAAATAAGACAAGAAAGATTAAAGTCTTTAGGGTTATCAAGTAATGCAAACTATGCTAAATTTGATAGAATACTTCAGGAACTAGATTATTCAGATAAGATAATGAAAAAAGTAGGATGTCCTGTTATAGATGTTTCTAATAAAGCAATAGAAGAAACAGCAGGAATTATAATGGACATAATGAAAGAAAATGGTCTTAAAGTATTTGGAGATAGCGATAAGTAG
- a CDS encoding response regulator transcription factor — protein sequence MCENILIVDDDKEIVEAIEFYLKPEGFNILKAYDGLEAIESLIDNNIDLVIMDVMMPNMDGLKATLKIRENNNIPIILLSAKNQDMDKILGLNMGADDYVTKPFNPLELIARVKSQLRRFINLNHRSEDINSDNSNCLLVSGGLCLNNDTKVVTLDGEVVKVTPIEFKILEFLLKNKGMVFSSKDIYENVWEDVAYNCEKTVAVHIRRIREKIEINPKDPKYLKVVWGIGYKIEKIAY from the coding sequence ATGTGTGAAAATATATTAATAGTTGATGATGACAAGGAAATAGTTGAAGCTATCGAGTTTTATTTAAAACCAGAAGGGTTTAATATTTTAAAAGCTTATGATGGTTTAGAAGCTATTGAAAGTTTAATAGATAATAATATAGATTTAGTTATTATGGATGTTATGATGCCTAATATGGATGGTCTTAAAGCAACACTTAAGATACGTGAAAATAATAATATTCCTATAATACTTTTATCTGCTAAAAATCAAGATATGGATAAAATTTTAGGACTTAATATGGGTGCTGATGATTATGTTACTAAACCTTTCAATCCTCTAGAACTTATAGCTCGTGTTAAGTCTCAGCTTAGAAGATTTATTAATTTAAATCATAGAAGTGAAGATATTAATTCTGATAATAGTAATTGTTTGCTTGTTAGTGGTGGCCTTTGCTTAAATAATGATACTAAAGTTGTTACACTAGATGGTGAAGTTGTTAAGGTTACACCTATTGAGTTTAAAATTTTAGAATTTTTACTTAAAAATAAGGGAATGGTTTTTTCTTCTAAAGATATTTATGAGAATGTTTGGGAAGATGTTGCTTATAATTGTGAAAAAACTGTTGCTGTTCATATAAGAAGAATTAGGGAGAAGATAGAAATAAATCCAAAGGATCCTAAGTATTTAAAGGTGGTGTGGGGAATTGGATATAAAATTGAAAAAATTGCTTATTAA
- a CDS encoding HD domain-containing protein, giving the protein MDRELKIRETKEFVIKKLFGEASGHDWFHIERVYNLAKFMAKEEGADTFIVEMAALLHDIDDWKFSKNENLVEIFLNEIKLHKSDIEKIKSIINTMSYKGGVVDSTQYSIEGMIVQDADRLDAMGAIGIARAFAYGGNKNRVIYHPSINPMEYKNLDEVKNKNNHTINHFYEKLLKLKDLMNTETAKKIAHERHEFMEKYLNEFFYEWNLKM; this is encoded by the coding sequence ATGGATAGAGAACTAAAGATAAGAGAAACTAAAGAATTCGTTATAAAAAAATTATTTGGAGAAGCAAGTGGACATGATTGGTTCCATATAGAAAGAGTTTATAACTTAGCTAAATTTATGGCTAAAGAAGAGGGTGCAGATACATTTATAGTTGAGATGGCAGCGTTATTACATGATATAGATGATTGGAAGTTTTCTAAGAATGAAAATCTAGTAGAAATATTCTTAAATGAAATTAAATTACACAAAAGTGATATAGAAAAAATAAAAAGTATAATAAATACTATGTCTTATAAGGGGGGAGTAGTAGATTCAACTCAATATAGTATAGAAGGAATGATAGTTCAAGATGCAGATAGATTAGATGCCATGGGAGCAATAGGAATAGCTAGGGCATTTGCATATGGAGGAAATAAAAATAGAGTAATATATCATCCAAGTATAAATCCTATGGAATATAAAAATTTGGATGAGGTGAAAAATAAGAATAATCATACTATAAATCATTTTTATGAAAAGTTACTTAAATTAAAAGATTTAATGAATACAGAAACAGCTAAAAAAATAGCTCATGAGAGACATGAGTTTATGGAAAAATATCTAAATGAATTTTTTTATGAGTGGAATTTAAAAATGTGA
- a CDS encoding tetratricopeptide repeat-containing glycosyltransferase family 2 protein, whose product MENLNLVMIVKNEESKLRRCLNSTKDLVSKIIIVDTGSTDGTKDIALEFGAIVYDYTWDNNFSNARNFGLIKSDSDWNLILDADEFISTIEYDKIFKILNSKEKFIGKIKIVSLFEQNNEIRKSTSFISRLIPKGVYFTGSIHEQIDSNLPRNIVNIEVEHDGYLNTNKFNRNIDLILKELNQSPQDLYLLYQAAKTYYSNKMFNEASTYFDKFYDSISSYKDEFIKDGLILYLYNLIKTNNVEKGLIIIENIFDYMNDCCDFHFICGLIFTELVAFDPNKYISYFDNIDICYLNALQLDYEIVEGTGSYLAAFNLGTFYELTGNLDSAIKYFNISASYNYQLALNKLNTYRNKIEDL is encoded by the coding sequence TTGGAAAATTTAAATTTGGTCATGATTGTAAAAAATGAAGAGTCTAAATTAAGGAGATGTCTAAATTCAACAAAGGATTTAGTGAGTAAAATAATAATAGTGGATACAGGTTCTACTGATGGTACAAAAGATATAGCTTTAGAATTTGGAGCTATTGTATATGATTATACTTGGGATAATAATTTTTCAAATGCTAGAAATTTTGGTCTAATAAAATCTGACTCTGATTGGAATTTAATATTAGACGCTGATGAATTCATTTCTACTATTGAATATGATAAAATTTTTAAAATTTTAAATTCTAAAGAAAAATTTATAGGTAAAATAAAAATAGTTAGCTTATTTGAACAAAATAATGAAATAAGAAAATCAACTTCTTTTATTTCAAGGCTAATTCCAAAAGGTGTTTATTTTACAGGTAGCATTCATGAACAGATAGATTCTAACTTACCTAGAAATATAGTTAATATTGAAGTAGAGCATGATGGATATTTAAACACTAATAAATTTAATAGAAATATAGATCTTATACTTAAAGAGTTAAATCAATCTCCTCAAGATTTATACCTATTATATCAAGCTGCCAAAACATACTATTCAAATAAAATGTTTAATGAAGCTTCTACTTATTTTGATAAGTTTTACGATAGTATATCTTCTTATAAAGATGAATTTATTAAGGACGGTCTTATTCTTTATTTATATAATTTAATTAAAACAAATAATGTTGAAAAAGGATTAATAATTATTGAAAATATTTTTGATTATATGAATGATTGTTGTGATTTTCATTTTATTTGTGGTTTAATTTTTACTGAGTTAGTTGCCTTTGACCCAAACAAATATATATCTTATTTTGATAATATAGATATTTGTTATTTAAATGCATTACAGTTAGATTATGAAATTGTCGAAGGTACTGGTAGCTATTTAGCAGCTTTTAATCTAGGAACTTTTTATGAATTAACTGGCAATTTAGATTCTGCAATTAAATATTTTAATATTTCTGCATCATACAACTATCAACTAGCATTAAATAAACTAAATACTTATAGAAATAAAATAGAAGATTTATAA
- a CDS encoding phosphate ABC transporter substrate-binding protein: protein MFKKKIGVLLLSTIMVGALSVGCGSNDSAGSKDESKITISGSTSVGPLMEKEEEGYKEKDSNVSIEINQLGTSAGIKDTISGVAQIGMASRDLKDAEKKEGLKETKIAIDGIGIITHKGNTVKSLTMDQIKGIYTGKIKNWKEVGGKDAPIVVVSREDGSGTRDAFQEIVGYDSTELAKDAQISDGNGNVKSTVAGNENAIGYTSFSYLDDSINALQVDGVNPTAENAKSGDYKLSRPFLLVYKEDKLGESGKKFVDYILSEDGQKIVKEDGLITIK from the coding sequence ATGTTTAAGAAAAAAATAGGTGTTTTATTATTAAGTACAATAATGGTAGGTGCTTTATCAGTAGGTTGTGGGTCAAATGATTCAGCAGGAAGTAAAGATGAAAGTAAAATAACTATATCGGGATCTACATCAGTAGGACCCCTTATGGAAAAAGAAGAAGAAGGTTATAAGGAAAAAGATTCTAATGTATCTATAGAAATAAATCAATTAGGAACATCAGCAGGTATAAAAGACACTATAAGTGGAGTTGCTCAAATTGGTATGGCATCAAGAGACTTAAAGGATGCAGAGAAAAAAGAAGGTTTAAAAGAAACTAAGATTGCTATAGATGGGATAGGTATAATAACTCATAAAGGAAATACAGTAAAATCACTTACAATGGATCAAATAAAAGGTATATACACAGGTAAAATAAAAAACTGGAAAGAGGTTGGAGGAAAAGATGCTCCTATAGTTGTAGTATCTAGAGAGGATGGATCGGGAACAAGAGATGCATTTCAAGAGATAGTTGGATATGACTCTACAGAGTTAGCTAAAGATGCACAAATAAGTGATGGTAATGGAAACGTAAAATCAACAGTAGCTGGAAATGAAAATGCAATAGGATATACTTCGTTTAGCTATTTAGATGATAGTATAAATGCACTTCAAGTAGATGGTGTTAACCCAACAGCAGAAAATGCTAAAAGTGGAGATTATAAATTATCAAGACCATTTTTATTAGTATACAAAGAAGATAAATTAGGTGAAAGTGGAAAGAAATTTGTAGATTATATATTAAGTGAAGATGGTCAAAAAATAGTAAAAGAAGATGGATTAATAACTATTAAATAA
- the ppdK gene encoding pyruvate, phosphate dikinase, producing MSKFVYSFGEGSKEMKSLLGGKGANLAEMTKIGLPVPPGFTISTEACNDYYKNNECIREDINVQIEEKLVELENSLGKKLGCSENPLLLSVRSGAVFSMPGMMDTILNLGLNDTSVKALAKNTQNERFAYDSYRRFIQMFSDVAMGVPKYKFENALDRIKEEKGYKFDTDLTSEDLKVLVEDYKKIYKKEIRQNFPEDPKEQLMLAIKAVFKSWNNPRANVYRKLNDIPHNLGTAVNIQSMVFGNMGETSGTGVAFTRNPSTGENKLFGEYLINAQGEDVVAGIRTPQDIETLKEVMPKIYDEFVKITHILENHYKDMQDIEFTIENEKLYILQTRNGKRTAKAAINIAVDLVEEGIIDEKEAIMRIEPNQLDQLLHPNFEEKSLKDAKLIAKGLPASPGASCGKIYFNANDVVNASEKGEEVILVRLETSPEDIEGMVVSEGILTARGGMTSHAAVVARGMGKCCVAGCGEIKVDEYYKEMTVDGLVIKEGDYISLDGSTGCVYLGKVEKTDVALTGNFETLMNWVDKYKTLQVRTNADTPRDAAVAIKFGAEGIGLCRTEHMFFDEDRIPAVREMILSRTIEQRLVALEKLLPMQREDFTEIFKVMDGRHVNIRLLDPPLHEFLPHDDDAIEALAETMGLEVKEIRKRIVDLQELNPMLGHRGCRLAITYPEIAMMQAKAIIQGAIEAKQSGVEVNPEIMIPLVGEVKELKTIKENVVSVIEEEIKKSGVNIDYTVGTMIEVPRACLTADEIATEADFFSFGTNDLTQMTFGYSRDDANKFLGDYVNSEILEKDPFQVLDQNGVGKLVQMAAKLGRGVKPNLKLGICGEHGGEPSSIEFCYKTGLNYVSCSPYRVPIARLAAAQAAIKNK from the coding sequence ATGAGTAAGTTTGTTTATAGTTTTGGTGAGGGTTCAAAAGAAATGAAGAGTCTTTTAGGTGGTAAGGGTGCTAACTTAGCCGAGATGACTAAGATAGGCTTACCAGTGCCTCCAGGATTTACTATTAGTACTGAAGCTTGCAATGATTATTATAAAAATAATGAATGTATAAGAGAAGATATAAATGTTCAAATTGAGGAAAAGTTAGTTGAATTAGAAAACTCTTTAGGAAAGAAGTTAGGATGTAGCGAAAATCCACTTTTATTATCTGTTCGTTCTGGTGCAGTTTTCTCAATGCCTGGTATGATGGATACTATATTAAACTTAGGTTTAAATGATACTTCTGTTAAGGCTTTAGCTAAAAATACTCAAAATGAAAGATTTGCTTACGATAGTTATAGAAGATTTATACAGATGTTTTCAGATGTTGCTATGGGTGTTCCAAAGTATAAGTTTGAAAATGCTTTAGATAGAATAAAAGAAGAAAAAGGATATAAATTTGACACTGATCTTACTAGTGAAGACTTAAAGGTTTTAGTTGAAGACTATAAAAAAATATATAAAAAAGAAATAAGACAAAACTTCCCAGAAGATCCAAAAGAGCAGTTAATGTTAGCAATAAAAGCAGTATTTAAATCTTGGAATAATCCAAGAGCTAATGTATATCGTAAATTAAATGATATACCTCACAACTTAGGGACTGCAGTTAATATACAATCAATGGTATTTGGGAATATGGGAGAAACAAGTGGAACAGGGGTTGCATTTACTAGAAATCCATCTACTGGAGAAAATAAATTATTTGGAGAATATTTAATTAATGCACAAGGAGAAGATGTTGTTGCAGGTATTAGAACTCCTCAAGATATAGAAACTTTAAAAGAAGTTATGCCAAAAATTTATGATGAGTTTGTAAAAATAACACATATACTTGAAAATCATTATAAAGATATGCAAGATATAGAATTTACAATTGAAAATGAAAAATTATATATACTTCAAACAAGAAACGGAAAAAGAACTGCAAAAGCAGCTATAAATATTGCAGTTGATTTAGTTGAAGAAGGAATAATAGATGAGAAAGAAGCCATAATGAGAATTGAGCCTAATCAATTAGATCAATTACTTCATCCAAACTTTGAAGAAAAATCTTTAAAAGATGCTAAACTTATAGCAAAAGGATTACCAGCTTCACCAGGTGCTAGTTGTGGTAAAATATACTTTAACGCAAATGATGTTGTTAATGCATCAGAAAAAGGTGAAGAAGTTATACTTGTAAGATTAGAAACTTCACCAGAAGATATAGAAGGCATGGTTGTATCAGAAGGTATACTTACAGCTAGAGGTGGTATGACATCTCATGCAGCAGTTGTTGCTAGAGGAATGGGAAAATGCTGTGTAGCTGGATGTGGAGAAATAAAAGTTGATGAATACTACAAAGAAATGACTGTAGATGGACTAGTTATAAAAGAAGGAGATTACATATCTTTAGATGGATCAACAGGATGTGTATATTTAGGAAAAGTAGAAAAAACAGATGTTGCTCTTACTGGTAATTTTGAAACTCTTATGAATTGGGTTGATAAATATAAAACTTTACAAGTTAGAACTAATGCTGATACTCCAAGAGATGCAGCTGTAGCTATAAAGTTTGGAGCAGAAGGTATAGGGCTTTGCAGAACTGAGCATATGTTCTTTGATGAAGATAGAATACCTGCAGTTAGAGAGATGATATTATCAAGAACAATAGAACAAAGATTAGTTGCTCTTGAAAAATTATTACCAATGCAAAGAGAAGACTTTACAGAGATATTTAAAGTTATGGATGGAAGACATGTGAACATAAGATTACTAGATCCACCACTACACGAGTTCTTACCACATGATGATGATGCTATAGAAGCTTTAGCAGAAACTATGGGATTAGAAGTTAAAGAAATAAGAAAGAGAATAGTTGACTTACAAGAATTAAACCCAATGCTTGGACATAGAGGTTGTAGACTTGCTATAACTTATCCTGAAATAGCTATGATGCAAGCAAAAGCTATAATACAAGGAGCTATAGAAGCTAAACAAAGTGGAGTAGAAGTTAATCCTGAGATAATGATACCTTTAGTTGGAGAAGTGAAGGAATTAAAGACTATAAAAGAAAATGTAGTATCAGTAATAGAAGAAGAAATAAAAAAATCAGGAGTTAACATTGATTATACAGTAGGAACGATGATAGAGGTTCCTAGAGCTTGCTTAACAGCAGATGAAATAGCTACTGAAGCTGACTTCTTCAGTTTTGGTACAAATGACTTAACTCAAATGACATTTGGATACTCAAGAGATGATGCTAATAAATTCTTAGGAGACTATGTAAATAGTGAAATCTTAGAAAAAGATCCATTCCAAGTTTTAGATCAAAATGGAGTTGGAAAATTAGTTCAAATGGCAGCTAAATTAGGTAGAGGAGTTAAGCCAAACTTAAAACTAGGTATATGTGGAGAACATGGAGGAGAGCCATCTTCTATAGAATTCTGTTATAAAACAGGATTAAACTATGTATCTTGTTCACCATATAGAGTACCTATTGCTAGACTTGCAGCAGCTCAAGCAGCTATAAAAAATAAATAG
- a CDS encoding helix-turn-helix transcriptional regulator, with the protein MIIIQLNNRQLKIIDIVKENEPITSESIAAMLNVTRATLRSDLAILTMTGVLDARPKVGYFYSGIDKVNLLGDKIKNKTVADIMSMPIMVRQDTNVYDTIVNIFLSDVGSIFIIDSDEELCGIVSRKDLLKVTIGGGDINKIPVGMIMTRTPNVVTVTPNDTVVLAAKRIIEHEVDSIPVVEEMKRDNKLIHKVVGRISKTNITKLFLEIADN; encoded by the coding sequence GTGATTATTATTCAACTTAATAACAGACAGTTAAAGATAATTGATATAGTCAAAGAAAATGAGCCAATAACAAGTGAGAGCATAGCAGCAATGCTTAATGTAACTAGAGCTACACTAAGATCAGACCTAGCTATTTTAACTATGACAGGCGTATTAGATGCAAGACCAAAGGTTGGGTATTTTTACTCGGGAATAGATAAAGTAAACTTATTAGGCGACAAAATAAAAAATAAAACAGTAGCAGATATAATGAGTATGCCTATAATGGTTAGACAGGATACAAATGTTTATGACACTATAGTTAACATATTCTTATCTGATGTAGGTAGTATATTTATAATAGATAGTGATGAAGAACTATGTGGAATAGTTTCTAGAAAAGATTTATTAAAGGTAACAATAGGTGGAGGAGACATAAATAAAATACCTGTAGGTATGATAATGACAAGAACTCCTAATGTTGTAACAGTAACACCAAATGATACTGTAGTACTAGCAGCAAAGAGAATTATAGAACATGAAGTTGATTCGATTCCAGTTGTAGAAGAAATGAAAAGGGATAATAAATTAATACATAAGGTTGTGGGCAGAATTTCTAAAACTAACATAACTAAATTATTTTTAGAAATAGCAGATAATTAA
- a CDS encoding sensor histidine kinase, which yields MDIKLKKLLINNPVFKFVSLFVLFISLSILFEGCFNIMFNFLGESPTDFIPKYYLFGPVDELSKYALINIQKKIIFISSIVSLICFFIYVFNRKAKNILIDYMVNIFSKTPIEVILFIIIFIFLSRFDEWKHTMPFYDSDLVYCDSIILWIIYFIFNSFKNCNTPIKSRLLVIPIINTLNNKYHQHHLTQKLGLLFIIALIVQFILLFLSLNTIYPYSSSSLIESLLICFISSICYAYIYKKIEGKIDYIEYIELNIKDIENGNLKSKLDVIGNDDLASIATSINNIGEGLDKALETQLKNEKMKTELITNVSHDLKTPLTSIVSYIDILKNNELDNQTTKNYLNILDKKAYRLKNLVEDIFEASKISSGDIELYFEKTDIKELLIQSIVELDDKIESSKLDFIVNTPNEPIFTNIDGKRMFRVFDNLISNIVKYSLSNTRVYIDMYTDCGNVLITMKNISNHKLNITPDELVERFVRGDVSRNTSGSGLGLSIAKNLVNMQGGNLELDIDGDLFKVKLKFKVIQNLNKFTI from the coding sequence TTGGATATAAAATTGAAAAAATTGCTTATTAATAATCCAGTTTTTAAATTTGTATCTTTATTTGTGCTTTTCATATCTTTGTCTATATTATTTGAAGGTTGTTTTAATATCATGTTTAACTTTTTAGGTGAGTCTCCTACTGACTTTATCCCTAAATATTATTTATTTGGTCCTGTTGATGAACTTAGTAAATATGCCCTTATAAATATACAAAAGAAAATTATATTTATTTCATCTATTGTATCTTTAATATGTTTTTTTATATATGTTTTCAATAGAAAAGCTAAAAATATATTAATTGATTACATGGTTAACATCTTTTCTAAAACTCCAATAGAAGTTATTTTATTTATAATAATATTTATTTTTCTATCACGTTTTGATGAGTGGAAACATACAATGCCTTTTTATGATAGTGATTTAGTGTATTGTGATAGTATAATTTTATGGATAATCTATTTTATTTTTAATAGTTTTAAAAATTGCAATACTCCTATAAAATCAAGACTACTTGTTATTCCAATTATTAATACTTTAAATAATAAATATCATCAACATCATTTGACTCAAAAACTTGGTCTATTATTTATAATAGCTTTAATTGTTCAATTTATATTATTATTTTTATCACTTAATACTATTTATCCATATAGTTCAAGCTCATTAATTGAATCCTTATTAATATGTTTTATAAGTTCTATATGTTATGCTTATATATATAAAAAAATAGAGGGAAAAATAGATTACATTGAATATATAGAACTCAATATAAAAGATATAGAAAATGGAAATTTAAAGTCTAAACTAGATGTTATCGGAAATGATGACCTGGCATCTATTGCAACTAGTATAAATAATATTGGTGAAGGTTTAGATAAAGCTTTAGAAACTCAGCTCAAAAATGAAAAAATGAAAACTGAACTTATAACTAATGTAAGTCATGACTTAAAAACTCCCCTGACTTCAATTGTTAGTTATATAGATATATTAAAAAATAATGAACTTGATAATCAAACTACTAAAAATTATCTAAATATACTTGATAAAAAAGCTTATCGACTTAAGAATTTAGTTGAAGATATTTTTGAGGCTTCTAAAATCAGTAGTGGTGATATAGAACTTTATTTTGAAAAAACTGATATAAAAGAACTTCTTATTCAAAGTATTGTTGAACTTGATGATAAGATTGAAAGTTCCAAACTAGATTTTATAGTAAATACTCCAAATGAACCTATCTTTACTAATATAGATGGTAAAAGAATGTTTAGAGTATTTGATAATCTTATTTCTAATATAGTTAAGTATTCCCTATCAAATACCAGAGTATATATAGATATGTATACAGATTGTGGTAATGTTTTAATTACTATGAAAAATATTTCTAACCATAAGTTAAATATTACTCCAGATGAGCTAGTGGAAAGATTTGTCCGTGGTGATGTTTCAAGAAATACTAGCGGAAGTGGCCTTGGTCTTTCTATTGCTAAGAATTTAGTTAATATGCAAGGTGGAAACCTTGAACTAGATATAGATGGTGATTTGTTTAAGGTTAAACTTAAGTTTAAAGTAATTCAAAATTTAAATAAATTTACTATTTAA
- a CDS encoding zinc ribbon domain-containing protein produces MIKCPRCGKEVSNRPGTVCPRCGLDVGKVTEKVRCPEPSCRALVSKKLEYCPKCGCKLKGYNLSEVLKIAKMRFSNTFSDED; encoded by the coding sequence GTGATAAAATGCCCAAGATGTGGAAAAGAAGTTTCAAATAGACCAGGAACTGTTTGCCCAAGATGTGGTTTAGATGTAGGAAAGGTCACAGAAAAAGTTAGATGCCCAGAACCTAGTTGTAGAGCTTTGGTATCTAAAAAATTAGAATACTGCCCAAAATGTGGGTGCAAATTAAAGGGATATAATTTAAGTGAAGTATTGAAAATAGCAAAAATGAGATTTAGTAATACATTTTCTGATGAAGATTAA